AAGGTCTCTGAGCTGCTTCACGGGAGAGGGTTTCTCATCCAGCTGGGCACAGCAGCTAAGATGAAGGATGTGCAGGCTTCTGCCCctttaagaaaagcaaaactcCGTGTGGCTGAAAAGAAGCGTGTCTTGCGGGACAGCTTCATCCGGCCTCTGTTCATTTCATTCGTTTGATTCAGCAgacattttgggggggggggggccctgtTACGTCCCAGGAGCAGGGTGAAAAACGTGGTCACGGAAGGAGAGAGACTTGCCACGGTAGTTGCTGGTGGCTTGCGGGACACACAGAAGGGCGGCTGAGCCCCGGAGATCAGAGAAGGGCAGAAATGCCGGAGGGGGTTTgcgaaggagagggaggaagggcgtgagtgggagaggcagggccaggTTGAGCCGCCATGAGCATGATTCCAAGGAGCCTGGATTTTGTGCCGCGGGAAGTAGGGAGCCATTGAGGGTGGTGAGGGTCCGCAGTCGGCTGTTGGACCGGGTCGTATCACTGACCGATGCCGGTCAGCCAGGCGATTCTGCCGCAACCGTTGATCATGGCTCAGGCATGCCGTCATTCGCTCTCCTCGCCATACCCGGTAAGAGGTGAGattttattgcacttcattaAATCCCACAAAATGTTTGAACCACCTGCAGCTCTGACCTTTCCGGCCTCTTGCAGGGAAAGGTCGCGCTTTTCCTTTTCGGGTTGGGGGTAGGCGGACCACAGAAGGAATAGGAGCACGTAAGACCTCTGGAATGCATCAGAGGCGAGCCCAGCGAGAGCCTGTGACTCAGTCccgcttctccccacctccaggagCACAGCCGCTGTGTCCACCAGAGCACTTGGGACCAGCACTgattttcccctctcctctctctgctttccttccaGACCTCCCGGCCGCAGCTGTCCACACGGGATGCCTCACGTTTGCTTGAAACCATCCCTTGAGAGTCTGGTTGCTGTTTTTTCAGGGTGGCGCTAGGGATTTAGCGCAAGGCGTTTAcggggtttttgttgctgctgctgccgttttttatttatttattttcttcctttgaaccCGGGCCCTGCCCCGCTCCCGCTGGCATGATGGCCCAGTCCAAGGCCAACGGCTCGCACTACGCGCTGACTGCCATTGGCCTGGGGATGCTGGTCCTCGGGGTCATCATGGCCATGTGGAACCTCGTCCCCGGGTTCAGCGCTACCGAAAAGCCAACCGCTCAGGGGAACAAGACGGAGATAGGGAGCGGCATTCTCAAGAGCAAGACCTTCTCCGTAGCCTACGTGCTGGTCGGGGCCGGGGTAATGCTGCTGCTCCTGTCCTTCTGCCTGAGTATCCGTGACAAGAGGAAGCAGCGGCGCGCTGAGGAGCTGGCGCACATCCAGCACCCCGGGGTCGAGCCTCACGCCCGCGAGGAAGACAGGTGAGGCTGGCCACCCGCCCCGGACGGGAGATGGACATGCACACCCACACGTGCAGGGCTCAACAATGACGAGAACGTTTTAGTCGAGGAGGCTTCCTCCCGTAAAACAGTTTATCATTTTACCGATACCTTTGTCCTTCGGTCCCAAAGTTTCCCAAATAATGTGGCTTGAATGCATTACAGGTGTGTCAAGATTTTGACACCTCCAGGGGTTCTGCATGGCTCCCGGGGTGGCCAGAGCCTGCACACTGGAAGCTTGTCCATTTACCCCAATGTCCTGTGTGTTTATGCTTCAAGTTGAACAGGTTGGGAAGTAGTGTTCTCTTTGACCCAAAATGCCACGAACAGATTTAAAAGATAAGTGGTAAATTGGGGAACATATGCTAAAGGTTGATATCCCTAGTATAAAAAGAGCCCTTACAAATGAATATGAAAGAGGAACACATCAGtaggaaaatggacaaaggacacaAACAAGCATTTCATAGATATTCACACTGTagatgttcaacctcattagTCAGGAAATGCAGACAACCAACAAAAGGCATCGTAATTCCTTGGCTTTCATATTGGCCCAGACGGACTGCCCCCGGGTTTGGAGGTTTGTAGGGAAGTAGGTTGCTGACCGGAGTGTTGATTGACATAACCTTACTGAAGGGGCGTTCACAGTAAGAGGCCATATTAAAGATGTGTGCACCTATCAGTTCTCTTCCTAAGAGCTTATCTTTGGGAGACAATCACACAAGTGCAAAGGGTTTTGTGCTCATATGTTTATCAGAGCATTGCTGAGAACAGCAAAGACAGGTGACAACCTAATATCCATCAGTCGGGCTGAAGTATGACATGCCCATTCAGTGGAGTTCTACACAGCCATCACTGATCTATATTTGCTAATGTGGGTCCGTATCCACCACATGGAGAAAAGGAGGTTGTATATAACACAGCATGTTAGGAAAGGTTTTCATCACATCAAGTGTTGCGGCTATGGAATTAGAGAAAGATCTGGAAAGGTATACAACAGAATGTTAACAGTGATTGTCTCTGGGTGGAATAATTTCGGATGTTTTTATCTTCTTCACTagatttttctgtgttgtttgaaTTTTCAGTAAGAATGTCTTATCTCTGTAGTGGGACAGGGGtggtttttcttttggaaaaattaaacCGATTTTCTGAGAGTAAAAGATAATCAGGCATATTCTAGAAAACTtgggaaatagagaaaagaacaaagaaggaaatcAGTCCCCCATCATTACCCACCCTGGCTGTGAGCTCACAAGTTCATTCCTCAAGGAGATGAGAGGAAAGCCCAGGCAAACAGTGAGGTTTCTGGTGTTGGCCATTATCCCCTATATAGGTTCAAGTGTAGGGTGCTGGAAAATGGCTATTGGCATTACTCCCTATAAACATGTAAAAACTGCCCTGACCTTCTGGTTTTCCCTTTCAACAGTCAAATGAGACTAAGGCTGAGGACCTGACCTATCCTTTGAGTCTAATGGTGAACGTGGAAGACAAAATTACAGAATAATTCGAGATACATGTAAATTTTACATTCCAGATATTCCTTCCCTACCCAGGGACAACCATTTTGCTTCAAATATGCAGCTGTTTCATGCATGTTTATGTTGTCTTTGGTCAAAGGATGCCCAGCTGGGCATCGGAATAGCCCACCAGCATGCTATTAAGTGTGAGGCTAAAAGGCAAGGGAGGTTAACTCCCAGATGATATGGTGTAGCAGTTGGGAATGTGGCATTCATCTCCTGCCCTGCCGCTTCTTAAAGGTATgaccaagtcacttaacctcaaTGTATCCATTTCCCCATCCGTAAAGTGGGTATACTAACAGAACCTAACCCATAGTGTCATTAGGAAGATGACATTGGTTCATATGTACTtgggacagtgcctggctcatagccAACCGTTGAAGTGTTAGCTCTTATTACTTCTTGGACACATTTGTTGTTTACAAGGCTGGCATACGTGGTCCCAGTGGCAACATGGGATTTGGAGTCCATCtatttgtgattttaaatgaCTTGAGCGCAGGCTAACACTCCCGTGTCTGTGCTTGGTGTGTTGCAgccaagaggaggaggaggaggcctcCTCAAGGTACTACGTCCCCAGCTATGAGGAAGTGATGAGCACAAACTACCCGGAAGCAAGGGAACCGGACCAGAACCCCAGGATGAGCATCTCTCTCCCCTCCTACGAGTCCTTGACGGGGCTGGATGAGACAAGCCCCACCACAACCAGGGCTGACGTGGAGACCAGCCCGGGGAACCCCCCCGACAGGCAGAACTCCAAGTTGGCCAAACGCCTGAAGCCGCTGAAAGTTCGAAGGATAAAATCCGAAAAGCTTCACCTCAAAGACTTTAGGATCAACCTGCCAGACAAAAACGTGCCTCCTCCGTCCATCGAGCCTCTGACTCCCCCACCACAGTACGATGAGGTCCAAGAGAAGGCCCCCAACTCCCGGCCCCCGGACTGACGACCCCTCCCGGGCGTGTTCCCTCCTGTCACTCAACCTCCACGCCAACAGATCCCGAATGAAGCCACTCAGCCACTGTTGAGAAGCGGAGGGGCCCGGTGTGTACTTAGCAATTTGGACGGGGCCGGGGGGTGAGGGGTTCTGGGATTCAAGAGCGACTCTGCAGCCCCCCAGGACCTCACACAGTAGGTGCATCGGAAAGAGCTGCTGCTTCGGATCTCGTGATGCTGTGACCCCATCAAGGGATGGCACCGGCATCTTCCCCCCTTGTCCTTCCGCGACTCTGAATCGCCAGTGATGACACTCCTCATTCCAATTAGGAAAGGATACCTAGCAACTGGTTTAgattgtggttctgttttgctTCCACTAGGACTGTTTTGTTTCCAAAAGAAGACACGTTATGCCTTCGCTTTTTCCCTGGTATCCTGAACTGTGGGTAGGAAAGATGACCCGCTTTATAGAAAGGACATGGGCCCGTTTTGTGAATTAAGCCGAATGAGAGGCTGGATGATTACCCTGGGGTGAGACCCAGGTGGGGTTCTCCGAGCCCCTGATGCCGTCAGTTCTTTTGAGGGCCCAAAGCCTGGGATGCATAAGATCCTAGTTTGAATTGGTAGACTTTCCTAGTCTCTCCTGTGTAATGGCAGAAAAAGGAAAGCCGTCTGGGATGCTCCGTTCCTTCTAAAATGCCTTGCAACTGAgctttttgtaataaaatattttatatgtcacACATTTGGTGCTGAATTACTTTAGCAGTTCTTGCAATACTGACTCGCTTAGGGAGAAATCTCACTGATGAGAATAATACTAGCTAATACATCCCGAACACTTAGTccatgccaggcgctgtgctaagcATCTCACATATTTATCCTATTTTCAGCCGTACCCAAGCCAGGTGTTACTTCCTGTGGGTTAGTTCACGAAGAATCAGGTTAATTAAAGGGCCCCATGTCACACCGCTAGgaaatgacagagctgggatttgaacctaggcctCCAGGGCCTGAGTTCTTCAACACTCTAGTGTACCACTCGGTGGAAAGGGCTTTTTCAGACTTTGAATGAGGACCTGTGCTTCCCAAGAGCTGAGACTGTCCCCATCAACCCACATGCCCAACGGAAAGTTCTGGGTATTTAGACGGCAGCTCTCTACTGTCTAAACATCCTATGACAGCTCTTCTGAGAACTGGCCCAGATGGGCTGTATGATCACGCAGAGTGAGCGTGTCCTCGTGGAGAGGGCAGGGTGCCTACCTGTGGAGCCCAGGAGAGAAAGTCAACAAACGAGAACATGCAGCGGTTGGCAGACTGCTGAGGCTGGGCCGAATGAGAGGACCAGGGACGTCGGGGGTCAGGGTCTTGACTGTGGAGTGGGAGTCTGGGAAGACAAATCTGAGTCCAAAGTTcccttcctgggacttccctggtggcccagtggttaagaccctgcgctTCCAATGCCGGGGGgctcgggttcagtccctggtcggggaagttccacatgccatgcggcgcggcccagaaaagaaaaataaagttccctTCCTGGTCCTGGCAAGCGTGGAGCGGCCTGCTGGGGGTCTGTGTAGCTAGGAGGGTGGTTAGAAGAGCACATTCTCAGGCCCTGATGTTTCCTAAAAGCTCCTGTGGGAGAAAAGGAGCGGCAATTAGGAAGTCAAGCACCTTCTTATATCAGAATTGGCAACCGTGCCTAAACTCCAACCTTTCATTGCCGTATGTAAATCCATCTATAAAAAGGGAGCTGCAGTACCGGAGCGCCGGGTAACCGCTCGGTGGCCTGGGATACCCGGAGGCCTGGTCTGGTCCCAGCCCACCCCTGAGCCAGCCTGTGCCTCTCCATGTATCTCTGGGCTGGACTTGCTATtcatttactccttttttttaaataaatcttttaaaatttattttatttacttatttatttttgactgcgttgggtctttgttgctgcacgcagactttctctagctgcggcgagcggtggctactcttcgttgcagtgcacaggcttctcgttgcagtggcttctcttgctggggaGCTCGGGCTCTatgcacgcaggcttcagtagctgtggtgcacaggctcagtagttgtggcgcacgggcttagttgctccacagcatgtgagatcttcccggaccagggcttgaacccgtgtcccctgcattggcaggtggattcttaaccaccgcgccaccagggaagcccctcatttacTCTTAATGCTTCCCCCTGATGAGGAcaaacaggaggaagaaagaaagggcaaTAGCAAGATTCCAAATGAGCTGAGAAATGACCTTCTAAAAGGGCTCTCGATCTGGCCTCTGGTAGATGTCTGTCGGGGTGTCTGCCCAGCCTAGACCTTCCTCAGGAGAGAAAGAAGTTTAGGGCTTGCAGTGGGCTGACTGGTGGCCCCAAAGATCTCAGGCTCTAATCCCTGGGACCTGAGAATGTTACCTTACAAGGTAAAGTTTTGCGGATAGAAGGATTTTGAGTTGAGACTATCCTCGCCCTAAATGCCATCTGTAAGTGTACTTTTAAGTGAGAGACAGTAGGAGATTATACACAAAGAAGAGGCGGAGGCAGTGACCGCAGAGGCAGGACTAGAGTGACGCACCTACAAGTCAAGGGATGCCAGCAGCTTCTGTGGTTAGAGTCTTTTGAACTCCTTGGCTTTTCAGCTCCTAGGCTGTAAGACTTGAATCAGCAAATGCCCCAAGGAGAAAAGCTGCACCAACTGTCAAGCTTGTGTCtgtgtttcccttctctccagaaCTTGGCCCACATGTCTTGGTGTCTCTCTAACATTCAGATGCCAGCGAACAGATGTTTTCTTACTTATCCaggttttctaaaatttctttagaCTTCACCTGATCTTATGTTATTATTGAACTATCATCTCAATTACCCCAGGAagaaaatttacaatttttagagaaaagggaaccctggtacactgttggtaggaatgtagactggcgcagccactgtggaaaacagtatggagggttctcaaaaaactaaaaatagaactaccacatgacctcGCAACTCCACTCCTGTGTATAAatccgaaaaaaacaaaaacatgtgttttcaaaaacatgtatttgaaaagatacatacaccccaatgttcggagcatcattatttacaattaccaagatatggaagcaacctaagtgtcatcaagagatgaatggatagggcttccctggtggcgcagtggttgagagtccgcctgccgatgcaggggacacgggttcgtgcccccgtccgggaagatcccacatgccgcggagcggctgtgcccgtgagccatggccgctgagcctgcgcgtccggagcctgtgctccgcaacgggagaggccacaacggtgagaggcccgtgtaccgccaaaaaaaaaaaaaaaaaaaaagagatgaatggataaagaagatgtggtacatataaccaatggcatattactcagccttaaaaaaaaaacgaaattttgccatttgcagcaacatggatggacttggagggcattgtggtaagtgaaataagtcaaacaaaaataaatactgtaggatatcacctatatatggaatctaaaaaatacaacaaacaaccgaatataacaaaaaagaaggagagtcacagatacagagaacaaactaatggttgcCAGTGCAGAGGGGTAGGAGGGGGCAGTACAGGGGTGGGGAAGTGAGGGATGTGAACTACTGGGTGTACGATAGGCTcgaggatgtattgtacaacacagggaatatagccaatattttgtaataactgtaaatgtaaagtaacctttaaaaagtatataaaaattgttttaaaaagaaatcatattgaAAAtcggaaacaatttaaatgtccatcaacaggaaaatgcaCATATAAATTATTGTATTTCCTTACATGGGAATCCCACATagcgaggaaaaaaaaaagggtgggggggatgccagcagccaccagagctggaagaggcaagggatgGATTCCTCCCTAGAGCATCCAAGGGAGTTTGGTCCTTCTGAAAAACCTTGATTACAGCCTAGCTGATGCTGATTTGGGGCTCCCGGCCCCCAGACCCATGAGAGAATACGtttgttgttttaggccactaaGCTTGTGGGAATTCATTACTATGTTTAGCAAACCAACACGGGGCTCAATCTTCAACTCATTAGAGACCAGCCCCCGCTTTGATCTGAACACTTCTGGACTCTTCCTGTAAGGCAGGAGTGCTGTGGAAATTGCACGAAGGACCTTAGTTGTTTCGTACGTGTGGAAACAATCAAGTAGAAAATTATTCACGTTGTTCAGAGAATAGCTCATGGATGTTTAGTACGTAAAATATGGAGCATGGATGCACTTCCGTCTaaaaggaaggcagggagaaTGTTAGCCGGGAATGGTAACAATAGGCTGGAGCCCTGAGTGGTGCCTAGGAAGACAAGGAGGTTATCTGCAAGAGTAAATTAAAACCAAAGCAGGAGGTCACTTTCACCTCAAAATTCCCGAAGGCACACTCGTCCTGCTTGCTCACTGGTTCAGACTTACCAGAGCTCTCTATCTTTTGACTACAAAAAAAGCTAAAAAGGTAAAAACCAGAAGAAAGACCCtggcccttcctttcctctccaccGTGTTTTTGTTCTTAGGGTAAATATAAGAAAGGCAGAGACAGGGGAGGAAAATCAAAAGCCACCCACCTGTTCACGGGCCCTAACTGGCCCCAGGGCTATGGAAGAGCGAAGAGAATTCCCTCCTagcactcccaccccacccaaaaGGAGGAATCTCAGCAGCCATGTTGGTGCCATGTGACCTCCGCCCTCTCAAGTCACAG
The genomic region above belongs to Phocoena sinus isolate mPhoSin1 chromosome 1, mPhoSin1.pri, whole genome shotgun sequence and contains:
- the TMEM51 gene encoding transmembrane protein 51 encodes the protein MMAQSKANGSHYALTAIGLGMLVLGVIMAMWNLVPGFSATEKPTAQGNKTEIGSGILKSKTFSVAYVLVGAGVMLLLLSFCLSIRDKRKQRRAEELAHIQHPGVEPHAREEDSQEEEEEASSRYYVPSYEEVMSTNYPEAREPDQNPRMSISLPSYESLTGLDETSPTTTRADVETSPGNPPDRQNSKLAKRLKPLKVRRIKSEKLHLKDFRINLPDKNVPPPSIEPLTPPPQYDEVQEKAPNSRPPD